A window of Rhododendron vialii isolate Sample 1 chromosome 11a, ASM3025357v1 contains these coding sequences:
- the LOC131306802 gene encoding uncharacterized protein LOC131306802: protein MANHGPSGSGKFSLGKNNALESKIDQLARKMEKMELKGAQEVKVVSKVEEVRIICEVSGHSTNECPNIPAFKNAFNRIAPKEVNTVSQHYDPYSQTYNLGLSQNLAFCWNQPNEARRSRSTADSESNVAAFSKPMAATFPSSSRTSRICAFLTFSRFESISTTTKAILGGFDASEKRKFPSQPQVSPQGQHAIGSSSVIIPEQAKSIITLWTGKAVDNAIVNSVATPILLPPPEPSKQTTLGESRKQAPEVEESAHTPQVSPIPAPYPQRLRVLVNPVSNTTVYELFKQVKINIPLLDAIKQIPSNAKFLKDLSTKKCKLNVQKNVFLIEQVSSIIQTSTTPKYKDPRCPTIFVMIGGKRVEQALLDLGASSDLLSFSVYQELGLGEMKPTRVTL, encoded by the exons ATGGCAAACCATGGCCCGAGTGGTTCCGGTAAATTCTCTTTGGGCAAAAACAACGCTCTTGAAAGCAAGATCGATCAACTTGCCCGCAAAATGGAGAAGATGGAGTTGAAAGGGGCTCAAGAGGTCAAGGTTGTAAGTAAGGTGGAAGAGGTACGCATAATATGTGAAGTTTCGGGGCATTCCACCAATGAGTGCCCTAACATCCCCGCCTTCAAGAATGCTTTCAACAGAATTGCCCCCAAGGAGGTGAACACTGTAAGCCAACATTATGATCCTTACTCTCAGACTTATAATCTGGGGTTGAGCCAAAATCTGGCTTTTTGTTGGAACCAACCAAATGAAGCTCGACGTTCAAGGTCCACTGCCGACTCAGAATCAAACGTGGCGGCCTTCTCAAAGCCAATGGCCGCCACatttccctcaagctcaaggaCCTCTAGGATTTGTGCCTTCCTGACCTTTTCAAGGTTCGAATCAATTTCAACCACCACAAAGGCAATCCTTGGAGGATTTGATGCAAGC GAGAAGAGAAAATTCCCTTCCCAACCGCAAGTAAGTCCTCAAGGACAACATGCGATTGGTAGCTCTTCGGTGATTATCCCCGAGCAAGCCAAGTCCATAATCACTTTATGGACTGGCAAGGCGGTTGATAATGCTATTGTCAATTCTGTGGCTACACCTATTTTATTGCCTCCCCCAGAGCCATCAAAGCAAACAACACTTGGGGAATCTCGCAAGCAAGCTCCGGAGGTTGAGGAAAGTGCTCACACTCCACAAGTCTCTCCCATACCGGCACCCTATCCTCAAAGATTGAGGGTGCTAGTAAATCCCGTTTCAAACACGACGGTGTATGAACTCTTTAAGCAAGTCAAGATCAACATCCCTCTTTTGGATGCCATTAAGCAAATACCCTCCAATGCGAAGTTCTTAAAAGATTTGAGCACCAAGAAGTGCAAGCTCAATGTCCAAAAGAATGTCTTTCTCATAGAACAAGTGAGTTCAATCATCCAAACTAGCACTACCCCGAAGTACAAAGATCCTAGGTGTCCTACCATTTTCGTAATGATCGGAGGAAAGAGGGTTGAGCAAGCTCTTTTGGATTTGGGAGCTAGCTCTGACTTGCTTTCGTTCTCGGTGTATCaagaacttgggttgggagaaaTGAAGCCTACTCGGGTCACTCTTTAA